Proteins from a single region of Heterodontus francisci isolate sHetFra1 unplaced genomic scaffold, sHetFra1.hap1 HAP1_SCAFFOLD_101_1, whole genome shotgun sequence:
- the LOC137361863 gene encoding probable G-protein coupled receptor 139, with product MYIFFCLYPFFTVNLLTIGILSRGKCGLSKCVTRYLVAMSAADLLVIILDLILRHIPIVYKEQFQILQSIPVCNIHAVLLYAATDCSVWFTVTFTFDRFVAICYQKLKSKYCSEKTAAVVLVTVTMLSCLKNITWYFMLTGQYWLWNEPWFCSATANVRYSVVWATVEFLHQILTPILPFVVILLLNALTVRYILLSSRGRKRFRAHSNGDSRRDPEMESRRKSIILLLVISANFILLWAVLMVYSIWGRFYDLGDRSVYLHAYLKEVGFMLQLLSCCTNTAIYAITQTQFREQLKTVLKYLFTPVVKFT from the coding sequence ATGTATATTTTTTTCTGTTTGTATCCGTtcttcacagttaacttgctgacgattgggattctgtctcggggaaagtgcggtctctccaaatgtgtcactcgctacctggtggccatgtcagcggcagatctactggtcattatcctggacctgatattgaggcacattcctatTGTTTATAAGGAACAGTTTCAGATCCTGCAGTCcattcccgtgtgtaatatccacgctgtcctgctttacgcagccacagactgttctgtctggttcaccgtcactttcacctttgatcgatttgtggccatttgttaccagaagctgaaaagtaaatactgcagcgagaaaacggcggctgtggttctggtaACAGTGAcgatgctgagctgtttaaagaacatcacctggtattttatgttaactggTCAGTATTGGCTGTGGAACGAGCCCTGGTTTTGTTCTGCAACAGCCAATGTTCGGTATTCTGTGGTCTGGGCAACAGTCGAGTTTCTCCATCAAATTCTAACTCCGATTcttccatttgtggtgattctgcttctCAATGCTCTCACAGTCAGATACATTTtactgagcagcagaggacgcaagaGATTTCGGGCTCACAGCAATGGGGATAGTCGcagagacccagaaatggagagccGAAGAaagtccatcattttactgttagtgatctcggccaatttcatcctGCTATGGGCAGTGTTAATGGTATATTCGATTTGGGGCCGATTCTATGACTTAGGCGATCGATCTGTTTATTTGCATGCTTATCTGAAGGaagtgggcttcatgctgcagctcctgagttgctgcacaaatactgcaATTTACGCCATTACCCAGACTCAGTTTAGAGAGCAGTTGAAGACTGTCCTGAAATATCTCTTTACTCCAGTTGTTAAATTCACTTAA